From Actinomyces slackii, a single genomic window includes:
- a CDS encoding alpha/beta hydrolase, whose amino-acid sequence MPQSTKHSQPTRIRIDRRSMLKGSAVLATASVAGVGGSLVGAAPAHAAGMEAIDDRTHGRMRYVLASTPSIDWNPSVNVLLPDGYDPARRYPVLYLLHGGGQNFQKFKEDDIEGLTAGRDLIVVMPDGGIAGWYSNPVTSNAGMRNWESFHMDELIPWIDANLSTIPEAGGRAVSGFSMGGFGALKYTAKYYGHFASVSSHSGPANLRGDWGHVVTDWANTTSMAELLGGTVYGVPWDEARVSADNPMERIESYRGKRIFLVAGTAPLDQEAVVLATQREFGGALEAAGIPHERYEEPDGHFVRRERLQQDIDGVIDYLIKAG is encoded by the coding sequence ATGCCCCAGAGCACCAAGCACAGCCAACCAACCCGAATCCGGATAGACCGCCGCAGCATGCTCAAAGGCTCCGCCGTTCTGGCCACGGCATCGGTTGCGGGTGTCGGCGGGAGCCTGGTCGGTGCCGCACCCGCCCACGCCGCGGGGATGGAGGCCATCGACGACAGGACTCATGGCCGTATGCGGTACGTCCTGGCCTCAACCCCGTCCATCGACTGGAATCCCAGCGTCAACGTGCTCCTCCCGGACGGCTATGACCCCGCTCGGCGCTACCCCGTGCTCTACCTGTTGCACGGAGGCGGGCAGAACTTCCAGAAGTTCAAGGAGGACGACATCGAGGGTCTCACCGCAGGGCGCGATCTCATCGTGGTCATGCCCGACGGCGGGATCGCGGGCTGGTACTCCAACCCCGTGACCTCGAATGCGGGGATGCGCAACTGGGAGAGCTTCCACATGGATGAGCTCATCCCCTGGATCGATGCCAACCTCAGCACCATCCCCGAGGCCGGGGGCAGGGCGGTGTCCGGGTTCTCCATGGGCGGCTTCGGGGCGCTGAAGTACACCGCGAAGTACTACGGCCACTTCGCCTCGGTAAGCAGCCACTCGGGACCCGCCAATCTTCGCGGCGATTGGGGGCACGTGGTCACCGACTGGGCCAACACCACGTCTATGGCCGAGCTCCTGGGCGGCACCGTCTACGGGGTTCCCTGGGATGAGGCTCGTGTCAGCGCCGACAACCCCATGGAGCGCATCGAGAGTTACCGGGGCAAACGCATCTTCCTCGTCGCCGGCACTGCACCGCTGGACCAGGAGGCCGTCGTTCTGGCCACCCAGCGCGAGTTCGGCGGGGCGCTGGAGGCCGCGGGAATCCCCCATGAGCGCTACGAGGAGCCCGATGGGCACTTCGTGCGCAGGGAGCGCCTGCAGCAGGACATTGACGGAGTGATCGACTACCTCATCAAGGCCGGCTGA
- a CDS encoding DUF5979 domain-containing protein yields the protein MRRCFVVGLLNGASMRGLPAFITGRAHRGRDRSGGSRRRGALLVAALLVVAVLIPAGRPPATAQDWVGLNLRVVYLATGDTNEISATAFVGSNPTSTFAYECYESGKEDEGPFAEGKVTVKNREETRLDFPSRSDVNDYCRFRIVDEKDVHVPGFTFEYMEPPIATKYLTSDPSIISRLYLWYDVVWGDFTVSKVVSGDDLESVRDKTYRVGYSCTTDGGAVMDGVVEVKAGESVKTTVVESDCVITEEDASVQGAALTTSYSVNGGASTSEPPTVRATRGDGGNPTVTVNNHYAELRGDFAVVKTVTGADAGDREFVFTYTCTDPDETSGSMRVRADGQPVNAGFSLPKDTTCTIVEQREGTEIEGYTLSELGQATVTITAGATARAEIENTYTPVPAPEPSPEPTATATTEAPSPEPSPTATQAPSPEPNPEPTATATTEAPSPEPSPEPTATATTEAPSPEPNPSATTQAPNPEPIPSATTQAPAPAPSPSADGNATAPSSAPAPAGSASAGAPSAGSGSAKDRPALARTGTSPVVPALLGSGTVLVGLALLRAHSRRRN from the coding sequence ATGCGGCGTTGCTTTGTTGTTGGCTTGTTGAATGGAGCATCGATGCGAGGTCTGCCCGCATTCATCACAGGGCGCGCACACCGTGGCCGGGACCGGAGCGGTGGTTCGCGCCGCCGTGGCGCGCTGCTCGTCGCTGCGCTCCTGGTCGTCGCGGTTCTCATCCCTGCGGGGCGCCCGCCGGCCACCGCCCAGGACTGGGTGGGTCTCAACTTGCGTGTCGTTTATTTGGCTACCGGTGACACCAATGAGATCTCAGCGACAGCATTCGTTGGCTCCAACCCAACCTCCACATTCGCGTACGAGTGTTACGAAAGTGGCAAAGAGGACGAAGGCCCTTTCGCGGAGGGAAAGGTGACGGTGAAGAACCGCGAAGAAACTCGCCTCGATTTCCCCTCGCGCAGCGATGTGAACGACTACTGTAGATTCCGAATCGTCGATGAAAAGGATGTGCACGTACCTGGATTCACGTTTGAATACATGGAGCCACCGATTGCAACCAAGTATCTGACCTCGGATCCGTCAATTATTTCTAGGCTGTATCTCTGGTATGATGTGGTGTGGGGTGATTTCACGGTGTCGAAGGTGGTGTCCGGCGATGACCTTGAGTCGGTGCGGGACAAGACCTATCGGGTTGGTTACTCGTGCACAACCGATGGTGGTGCGGTGATGGACGGCGTGGTCGAGGTCAAGGCCGGGGAGTCGGTGAAGACGACGGTTGTTGAGAGTGACTGCGTCATTACGGAGGAGGACGCCTCGGTCCAAGGTGCTGCTCTGACGACGTCCTATTCGGTCAATGGTGGCGCGTCGACCAGTGAGCCGCCGACGGTGAGGGCGACGCGCGGTGATGGGGGGAACCCGACTGTGACGGTGAATAACCACTATGCCGAGCTTCGCGGTGACTTCGCCGTGGTCAAGACGGTGACGGGGGCTGATGCGGGTGATCGGGAGTTCGTGTTCACCTACACGTGCACCGACCCTGACGAGACCTCGGGCTCGATGAGGGTCCGCGCGGACGGGCAGCCCGTCAACGCCGGGTTCTCACTGCCGAAGGACACCACGTGCACGATCGTCGAGCAGCGCGAGGGAACCGAGATCGAGGGCTACACGCTCTCCGAGCTCGGCCAGGCCACGGTGACGATCACGGCGGGCGCCACGGCCCGCGCCGAGATCGAGAACACCTACACGCCCGTTCCCGCCCCCGAGCCCAGCCCGGAGCCCACCGCCACGGCCACCACCGAGGCCCCCAGCCCCGAGCCCAGCCCTACGGCCACGCAGGCCCCGAGCCCGGAACCCAACCCGGAGCCCACCGCCACGGCCACCACCGAGGCCCCCAGCCCCGAGCCCAGCCCGGAGCCCACCGCCACGGCCACCACCGAGGCCCCCAGCCCGGAGCCGAACCCGTCAGCTACCACGCAGGCCCCCAACCCGGAGCCCATTCCCTCGGCCACCACGCAGGCCCCCGCTCCCGCGCCCAGCCCCTCGGCGGATGGGAATGCGACGGCACCGTCGTCGGCTCCTGCGCCCGCCGGCTCGGCGAGTGCTGGTGCGCCCTCAGCGGGCAGCGGTAGCGCCAAGGACCGCCCGGCACTGGCGCGCACCGGAACCAGCCCCGTTGTTCCCGCCCTCCTGGGCAGTGGGACCGTCCTGGTAGGCCTGGCGCTGCTGCGGGCCCACTCCCGCCGGCGGAACTGA